In bacterium, one genomic interval encodes:
- a CDS encoding arginine--tRNA ligase: MPLEDLKKSLSAIIGKTAEGLFDLPDGPPAFDLSPSAEPKFGHFACNLALQLAGPLKRSPRQIGEALAGELEKVFGDLVERIEVAGPGFLNFHLAAGAQAEPVKSILAEEKPFLWPAEKPLKINLEYVSANPTGPLLVVNGRAAALGSALAKILVSVGHQVTEEYFVNDAGSQVVEFGKSVFRENRDKYRKAGYEIPNNVYDLGNEGGYAGDTTSDVADTVYKSFIEEYMATTRKMIFDEKAYIDEVNNSVVAQLEKQQITLKRFGCLFQQFYKEHYLYFPSVRPSYRSVLENYILNDELYIERLPGPIRDALYLLKELRIAYESEGAVWLRTTDYGDEKDRVIVRSNGKPTYLLTDIAYHLDKWERLGGDESGRLMIDIWGPDHHGHILPTKAGLQAAGIPPDRLEVLISGWVTLKRGGEIVSMSKRKGNIVTLDELLDEVGVDVARYMFLERSPEAHLDFDLDLAVQQSSENPAYYIQYAHARIESIFSVAREEGFSEDELGDASLAEADLTPLFTDDDAGERQRELLRQIIFYPGVVAGAAAGYAPQRVTAYLHNLAGVFHPYYKKVKVLVEERGTALARLALCRSLQKILAHGLGLLGISAPESM, from the coding sequence ATGCCTCTGGAAGATTTAAAGAAAAGCCTGTCGGCGATAATCGGCAAAACGGCCGAGGGGCTCTTCGACCTCCCGGACGGCCCGCCCGCCTTCGACCTCTCGCCCTCGGCGGAGCCGAAATTCGGGCACTTCGCCTGCAACCTGGCGTTGCAGCTCGCCGGTCCGCTGAAGCGCAGCCCGCGGCAGATTGGCGAGGCATTGGCCGGAGAGTTGGAGAAGGTTTTTGGGGATTTGGTGGAGCGGATCGAGGTCGCCGGGCCGGGTTTTTTGAACTTCCACCTCGCCGCCGGGGCGCAGGCCGAGCCGGTGAAGTCCATTCTCGCGGAAGAGAAGCCCTTCCTCTGGCCCGCCGAGAAGCCGCTAAAGATCAACTTGGAGTACGTGAGCGCCAACCCGACGGGTCCGCTGCTGGTGGTGAACGGCCGCGCCGCGGCCCTGGGCAGCGCGTTGGCGAAAATCCTCGTATCGGTGGGCCACCAGGTCACGGAAGAGTATTTCGTCAACGATGCTGGTAGCCAAGTGGTCGAGTTCGGCAAGAGCGTGTTCCGGGAGAATAGGGACAAGTATCGTAAGGCTGGATATGAGATACCAAATAATGTTTATGATTTGGGTAACGAGGGAGGCTATGCAGGTGATACTACTTCTGATGTAGCTGACACTGTTTATAAGAGCTTTATAGAAGAATACATGGCGACTACGCGAAAAATGATCTTTGACGAAAAAGCATATATAGATGAAGTAAATAACAGTGTAGTTGCTCAGCTGGAAAAGCAACAAATTACATTAAAACGATTTGGTTGTTTGTTCCAACAGTTTTATAAAGAGCACTATCTCTACTTCCCATCGGTTCGTCCATCCTATAGGAGCGTACTTGAAAATTATATTTTAAACGATGAATTATACATTGAGCGACTTCCAGGCCCAATTCGGGATGCCCTTTACCTACTTAAAGAGCTACGGATCGCCTACGAGTCCGAGGGCGCGGTCTGGCTCAGGACCACCGACTACGGCGACGAGAAGGACCGCGTCATCGTCCGCTCCAACGGCAAGCCGACCTATCTCCTCACCGACATCGCCTACCACCTGGACAAGTGGGAACGGCTCGGCGGGGACGAGTCGGGACGCCTGATGATTGACATCTGGGGACCGGACCACCACGGCCACATCCTCCCCACCAAGGCCGGCCTCCAGGCCGCCGGCATCCCGCCGGACAGGCTGGAGGTTTTAATCTCCGGTTGGGTGACGCTCAAACGCGGCGGCGAAATCGTCTCCATGAGCAAGCGCAAGGGGAACATCGTCACCCTGGACGAGCTTCTGGACGAGGTCGGGGTGGACGTGGCGCGGTACATGTTCCTCGAGCGCTCGCCCGAGGCGCACCTGGACTTCGACCTGGACCTGGCCGTCCAGCAGTCCTCGGAGAACCCGGCGTACTACATCCAGTACGCCCACGCGCGCATCGAGAGCATCTTCTCCGTGGCCCGGGAGGAAGGTTTTAGCGAGGATGAGCTTGGCGATGCCTCACTGGCGGAAGCCGACCTGACGCCCCTCTTTACCGACGACGACGCGGGCGAGCGTCAGCGGGAACTCCTGCGGCAGATAATCTTCTACCCCGGCGTGGTCGCGGGCGCCGCGGCGGGCTACGCCCCCCAGCGCGTGACCGCCTATCTGCACAACCTGGCCGGCGTCTTCCACCCGTACTACAAGAAGGTCAAGGTGCTGGTGGAGGAACGGGGGACGGCGCTGGCGCGGCTCGCTTTATGCCGGTCGTTGCAGAAAATCCTGGCCCACGGGCTCGGCCTGTTGGGCATATCGGCCCCCGAGTCCATGTAG
- a CDS encoding decaprenyl-phosphate phosphoribosyltransferase, whose amino-acid sequence MRKLYGLIRLMRPRQWLKNVVVFAGVVFAQLYTSPAALLRSLEAFGIFCLLSGAVYALNDAVDAERDRSHPHKKNRPVASGLVPRSLAYSWSIVLAAGGLLAAWTVTEGFLIVGAVYLGLNLIYSFWAKKVVILDVLLVAFGFVLRAIGGVEALVDFSPGLKSSPWFLAVTLFLALFLALEKRRAELTSLAEGAESHRKTLSEYSTRLLDQMSAVVTTATVVAYSLYTLWPSTVERFGTEGLVYTVPLVLYGVFRYLYDVEQRRLGGNPSAILSKDVSLLVDVLLWAAAVVLIIHFKP is encoded by the coding sequence ATGCGGAAACTTTACGGCTTGATCCGGCTGATGCGGCCCAGGCAGTGGCTGAAGAACGTCGTCGTCTTCGCCGGCGTCGTGTTCGCGCAGCTTTACACCTCCCCGGCGGCGCTTCTGCGGTCCCTGGAGGCCTTCGGCATCTTCTGCCTCCTTTCGGGGGCGGTTTACGCCCTCAACGACGCCGTGGACGCCGAGCGCGACCGCTCGCACCCACACAAGAAAAACCGCCCGGTCGCCTCGGGCTTGGTGCCCCGGTCGCTGGCCTACTCCTGGTCCATCGTTCTGGCCGCCGGGGGGCTCCTGGCGGCCTGGACGGTCACGGAGGGCTTCCTCATCGTCGGCGCCGTTTACCTCGGCCTGAACCTGATTTATAGCTTCTGGGCCAAGAAGGTGGTCATCCTCGACGTCCTCCTCGTCGCCTTCGGCTTCGTACTGCGGGCCATCGGCGGCGTGGAGGCGCTGGTGGACTTTTCGCCGGGCCTGAAGTCCTCCCCCTGGTTCCTGGCGGTGACGCTCTTTTTGGCGCTCTTCCTGGCCCTGGAGAAGCGCCGGGCCGAGCTCACGTCCCTGGCCGAAGGCGCGGAGAGCCACCGCAAGACCCTGAGCGAGTACTCCACGCGCCTGTTGGACCAGATGTCCGCCGTGGTCACGACCGCCACCGTGGTGGCCTACAGCCTCTACACCCTCTGGCCCTCGACCGTGGAGCGGTTCGGGACCGAGGGGCTCGTCTACACGGTCCCCCTCGTTCTCTACGGCGTCTTCCGCTACCTCTACGACGTGGAGCAGCGGCGGCTGGGCGGCAACCCCTCGGCCATCCTCTCCAAGGACGTTTCGCTTTTGGTGGACGTTTTACTATGGGCCGCGGCGGTGGTGCTCATCATCCACTTCAAGCCGTAG
- a CDS encoding ferritin family protein has protein sequence MSKTVAQVLAQAIEAEITGFTTYLEFARQTRDETGKNMFITLAREEVDHYEILRRQFNDAFAGKPIEPIEISQTEIAELVPKLDSVAKRTAGAEGANELHAIKTAINLEREAIDYYTEWSRKADDATVRETFKNLAQMEEGHFELLRSQLDYINNTGHWFGINQWTMED, from the coding sequence TTGAGCAAAACCGTGGCACAGGTGCTCGCCCAGGCCATAGAGGCCGAGATAACCGGTTTCACCACCTATCTGGAGTTCGCCCGGCAGACCAGGGACGAGACCGGCAAGAACATGTTCATCACCCTGGCCCGGGAGGAGGTGGACCACTACGAGATTCTGCGGCGGCAGTTCAACGACGCCTTCGCCGGGAAGCCCATCGAGCCGATAGAAATCTCGCAGACGGAGATTGCGGAGCTCGTCCCGAAACTCGATTCGGTGGCGAAGAGGACCGCCGGGGCCGAGGGCGCCAACGAGCTCCACGCCATCAAGACGGCCATTAACCTGGAGCGGGAAGCCATAGACTATTACACCGAGTGGTCGCGCAAGGCCGACGATGCCACCGTCCGCGAGACCTTTAAAAACCTCGCCCAGATGGAGGAGGGTCACTTCGAGCTGCTCAGGTCACAGCTCGATTACATCAACAACACCGGCCACTGGTTCGGCATCAACCAGTGGACGATGGAGGACTGA
- a CDS encoding DUF933 domain-containing protein, whose product MNVGLCGLPQSGKTTLFNLLTGSHHDSHPGKVEVNVEVTPVADERLEWLWSLEGKGKLTRAQVTYLDVAGLARGQGGGSVAARFISELRRADALLVVLRAFDDPNVPHPEGSVNPARDFEVFVLELGVADLGAVQTRMENVDRGVNRSDKRALELASVEREALGRLARTLEGGGPASAVDLTPAEEELVRGLGLLTLKPTITLLNADADGRDLSKDFDQMTAEPLVIHGKLEGELAGLEPEEAGLMRREFDLPEDGVQRVIRACYDTLGLSSFFTSGEKETRAWTLPRGASALEAAACIHSDIAHGFIRAEVAHFEDLREHGSIAELKKRGLYRIEGKDYPVQDGDVILFRFSV is encoded by the coding sequence ATGAACGTCGGCCTCTGCGGGCTGCCCCAGTCGGGCAAGACCACCCTCTTCAACCTCCTGACCGGATCGCACCACGACTCGCACCCCGGGAAAGTGGAGGTCAACGTGGAGGTGACGCCGGTGGCTGACGAGCGTTTGGAATGGCTCTGGTCCCTGGAGGGGAAGGGGAAGCTTACCCGGGCGCAGGTGACCTACCTCGATGTGGCCGGTCTGGCCCGGGGTCAGGGCGGGGGATCGGTGGCGGCGCGTTTCATCAGCGAGCTTCGCCGTGCCGACGCCCTTCTCGTCGTTCTGCGCGCCTTCGATGACCCCAACGTTCCCCACCCCGAGGGCTCCGTGAACCCGGCCCGGGATTTCGAGGTCTTCGTGCTGGAACTGGGCGTGGCCGACCTCGGCGCGGTTCAAACCCGGATGGAGAACGTGGACAGGGGGGTGAACCGGAGCGACAAGCGGGCGTTGGAGTTGGCGAGCGTCGAGCGGGAGGCTCTCGGGCGGCTGGCGCGGACGCTCGAGGGGGGCGGTCCCGCATCCGCCGTGGACCTCACCCCCGCCGAGGAGGAGCTGGTCCGCGGCCTGGGCCTGTTGACGCTGAAGCCGACCATCACGCTCCTGAATGCGGACGCCGACGGGCGCGACCTGTCGAAAGATTTCGATCAAATGACCGCCGAGCCGCTCGTCATCCACGGGAAGCTGGAGGGCGAGCTGGCCGGCCTGGAGCCTGAAGAAGCCGGACTGATGAGGAGGGAGTTCGACCTGCCCGAAGACGGCGTCCAGCGAGTGATCAGGGCCTGTTACGACACCTTGGGCCTGTCGAGCTTCTTCACCTCCGGCGAGAAAGAGACCCGGGCCTGGACTCTCCCGCGCGGCGCATCCGCCCTCGAGGCGGCGGCCTGCATACACTCCGACATCGCCCACGGCTTCATCCGCGCCGAGGTGGCCCACTTCGAAGACCTGCGCGAGCACGGCTCTATCGCCGAGCTCAAAAAGAGAGGCCTCTACCGCATCGAGGGCAAAGACTACCCGGTCCAGGACGGCGACGTCATCCTCTTCCGTTTTTCCGTATAA
- the rpmA gene encoding 50S ribosomal protein L27, whose protein sequence is MAHKKAGGSSRNGRDSESKRLGCKRFAGQFVTGGSILVRQRGTEFFPGPGAGLGRDNTVFALFDGVVDYYRRRDRRYISVTVR, encoded by the coding sequence ATGGCTCACAAGAAAGCGGGCGGCTCTTCCAGAAACGGACGCGATTCCGAGTCCAAGCGCCTCGGATGCAAGCGCTTCGCGGGGCAGTTCGTCACCGGCGGGTCCATCCTCGTCCGACAGCGGGGGACGGAGTTCTTCCCCGGCCCCGGCGCCGGTCTGGGGAGGGACAACACCGTGTTCGCCCTCTTCGACGGCGTGGTGGATTACTACCGCCGCCGCGACCGCCGCTACATCTCCGTGACGGTTAGGTGA
- the obgE gene encoding GTPase ObgE, with the protein MFTDRAKIYVCSGSGGDGVVSFRREKYVPRGGPDGGDGGRGGSVYIAGTYGLNTLVCFRYRPRYLAPDGKPGAKQRKTGASGENLVVLCPVGTQAYRLPENVLAADLDEDGKRVLIARGGRGGKGNVHFATATRQAPRIATPGGAGEGFELQLELKLIADVGLAGMPNAGKSSILARLTNARPEIAAYPFTTLEPHLGVVELDRERAFVLADIPGLIAGASRGVGLGHDFLRHIERTRLVAVVVDAAGTEGRDPVEDFAVVLGELNAHSPELAAKVALVIGNKIDLPGATVHVHRMREATGLPVLPLSAVSGVGCDDLISLLARELVARGLWTVGLPASDEEPFDPLA; encoded by the coding sequence ATGTTCACAGACCGGGCTAAAATTTACGTCTGCAGTGGTTCCGGCGGCGACGGCGTCGTCAGCTTCCGCCGGGAGAAGTACGTCCCCCGGGGCGGCCCCGACGGCGGGGACGGTGGACGCGGCGGGTCGGTCTACATCGCGGGCACCTACGGGCTCAACACCCTCGTCTGCTTCCGCTACCGTCCGAGGTACCTCGCCCCCGACGGCAAGCCCGGCGCCAAACAGCGGAAGACGGGCGCCTCGGGGGAGAATCTCGTTGTCTTATGCCCCGTGGGAACCCAGGCTTACCGTTTGCCGGAGAACGTCCTCGCGGCCGATCTCGACGAGGACGGCAAGCGGGTCCTCATCGCCCGGGGCGGACGCGGCGGCAAGGGCAACGTCCACTTCGCCACGGCGACAAGACAGGCCCCGCGCATTGCCACTCCCGGCGGGGCGGGGGAAGGCTTCGAGCTGCAACTGGAGCTGAAGCTCATCGCCGACGTGGGGCTGGCCGGGATGCCCAACGCCGGCAAGTCCTCCATCCTCGCGCGGCTCACCAACGCCCGGCCCGAGATCGCCGCCTACCCCTTCACCACCCTGGAGCCCCACCTCGGCGTGGTCGAGCTGGACCGGGAGAGGGCCTTCGTCTTGGCCGACATCCCGGGCCTCATTGCCGGCGCCAGCAGGGGGGTCGGCCTGGGGCACGATTTCCTCCGCCACATCGAGCGGACACGCCTGGTGGCCGTGGTGGTGGACGCCGCGGGCACAGAAGGACGAGACCCCGTCGAGGATTTCGCCGTCGTGCTCGGCGAGTTGAACGCGCACAGCCCGGAGCTGGCGGCCAAGGTCGCCCTGGTCATCGGCAATAAAATTGACCTGCCCGGTGCGACCGTCCACGTGCATCGGATGCGGGAGGCGACGGGGTTGCCGGTCCTCCCCCTGTCGGCCGTCAGCGGCGTCGGCTGCGACGACCTGATCTCCCTTCTCGCACGGGAGCTGGTCGCACGGGGGCTGTGGACCGTCGGGCTTCCCGCCTCCGACGAGGAGCCCTTCGATCCCCTCGCCTGA
- a CDS encoding radical SAM protein — MPKHINSSLYTRFAGLRDFLSLKLTGAYPRPINVHVEINNTCNLDCVMCPRDRLTRRLTLMDDDLFRSVVRQLAGMGVPSVSLFLFGDPLCHPRLDEMVAYAAEHGVAPVLNTNAMALTEERGRKLLDAGLKTVIFSVDGVTPEVFAEVRRGGDLERVRANILRFLELAAERRPRPATVVQFAVSNINEHEVDAFRAFWEGKVDRLKFTRVTEYAGIEGLKTYEYKTLERRPCPDTWSKMVILADGTVTTCCLDLNGELGMGDAAATPLRDLWRSPRWRTLRRAHRRLNFAEYPVCDACPMPLLYAANLADRSADELPERS, encoded by the coding sequence ATGCCAAAACACATAAACTCCTCCCTCTACACCCGCTTCGCCGGCCTACGCGACTTCCTGTCGCTGAAGCTGACCGGCGCGTACCCCCGCCCCATCAACGTCCACGTCGAGATAAACAACACCTGCAATCTCGACTGCGTGATGTGCCCCCGGGACCGGCTTACCCGCCGGTTGACCCTGATGGACGACGACCTTTTTCGGAGCGTAGTGCGCCAGCTTGCGGGAATGGGGGTTCCATCCGTCAGCCTGTTCCTCTTCGGCGATCCGCTTTGCCACCCGCGTCTGGACGAGATGGTGGCTTACGCCGCGGAGCACGGCGTGGCCCCCGTCCTCAACACGAACGCGATGGCTCTGACCGAGGAGCGCGGTCGGAAGCTCCTCGACGCGGGGCTGAAAACCGTCATCTTCTCCGTGGACGGCGTCACGCCGGAAGTCTTTGCGGAAGTCCGCCGGGGGGGCGATTTGGAGCGGGTGCGGGCCAACATCCTCCGTTTCCTCGAGCTGGCGGCGGAGCGCCGACCGCGGCCGGCCACGGTGGTGCAGTTTGCCGTCTCCAATATCAACGAGCACGAGGTGGACGCCTTCCGGGCCTTCTGGGAGGGGAAGGTGGATCGGCTCAAATTCACCCGCGTCACCGAGTACGCGGGCATCGAGGGGCTCAAGACCTACGAATACAAAACGCTGGAGCGGCGTCCCTGCCCGGACACCTGGAGCAAGATGGTGATTCTGGCCGACGGCACGGTGACCACCTGCTGCCTGGACCTGAACGGTGAGCTGGGGATGGGGGACGCCGCCGCGACACCGCTCCGGGACCTCTGGCGCTCCCCCCGCTGGAGAACTCTCCGCCGGGCCCACCGGCGCCTGAATTTCGCCGAATACCCCGTCTGCGACGCCTGCCCCATGCCGCTTTTATACGCGGCCAACCTGGCGGACCGTTCCGCCGACGAGCTCCCGGAAAGGTCGTAA
- the ispG gene encoding flavodoxin-dependent (E)-4-hydroxy-3-methylbut-2-enyl-diphosphate synthase, with protein sequence MAPLHRETTRRIFLGGVPIGGGAPVAVQSMTNTPTHDAEKTLAQIEKLVAAGCEIVRVAVPDRRAVKTLPELVKKTTIPLVADIHFSEQLALASVEAGVAGLRLNPGNLRDPGAVRRVARAAVEAGIPIRVGVNAGSLDPDLLAKFGGPAPEALVESALNEVRLLEDAGLESIKISAKASSVTDTLAAYRLLAEKTSWPLHLGVTEAGWHDAGVVKSALGIGTLLLEGIGDTLRVSLTGDPTAEVRVAWEILRACGLRERGVEIIACPTCGRCNYDLEGLLREVEKRLSDIVTPLRVAVMGCVVNGPGEAAHADVGVAGGADSGDIFVRGEIVERAVPAKKLAERLERLVREVAAERG encoded by the coding sequence ATGGCCCCTCTGCACCGAGAGACGACGCGTCGGATTTTTCTGGGCGGCGTGCCCATCGGCGGCGGCGCGCCGGTGGCCGTCCAGTCCATGACCAACACCCCGACCCACGACGCGGAAAAGACCCTGGCGCAGATCGAAAAGCTGGTCGCGGCGGGGTGCGAGATAGTGCGGGTGGCGGTCCCGGACCGCCGGGCGGTCAAGACGCTCCCGGAGCTGGTGAAAAAAACTACCATCCCCCTCGTGGCGGACATCCACTTCTCGGAGCAGCTCGCCCTGGCCTCGGTGGAGGCCGGCGTCGCGGGCCTGCGGCTGAACCCGGGGAACCTGCGCGACCCCGGGGCCGTCCGCCGGGTGGCTCGGGCGGCGGTCGAGGCGGGGATTCCCATCCGGGTCGGAGTCAACGCCGGCTCCCTCGATCCCGACCTGCTGGCGAAATTCGGCGGCCCTGCGCCCGAAGCCCTGGTCGAAAGCGCCCTGAATGAAGTGCGGTTGCTGGAGGACGCCGGTCTGGAATCCATTAAAATCAGCGCCAAGGCGTCGTCGGTCACGGACACCCTCGCCGCCTACCGCCTCCTGGCGGAGAAGACGAGCTGGCCGCTCCACCTGGGGGTGACCGAGGCCGGCTGGCACGACGCCGGTGTAGTCAAGAGCGCCCTGGGCATAGGCACACTTTTACTGGAGGGCATCGGCGACACGCTGCGGGTGAGTCTGACCGGAGACCCGACGGCCGAGGTGCGGGTCGCCTGGGAGATACTCCGCGCCTGCGGTCTGCGCGAGCGGGGGGTGGAAATCATCGCCTGCCCCACCTGCGGCCGCTGCAACTACGACCTGGAGGGGCTCCTGCGGGAGGTGGAAAAACGGCTCTCCGACATCGTCACCCCCCTGAGGGTGGCGGTGATGGGCTGCGTGGTCAACGGTCCCGGGGAGGCCGCTCACGCCGACGTCGGCGTCGCCGGGGGCGCGGACTCGGGCGACATCTTCGTCCGGGGTGAAATAGTGGAGCGGGCCGTTCCCGCTAAGAAGCTGGCGGAGAGATTGGAACGGCTGGTCCGGGAGGTCGCCGCCGAGAGAGGCTGA
- a CDS encoding GNAT family N-acetyltransferase has translation MTRTEGLVFAPATADRWDDLERLFRDGHPFPGCWCMYRRNRRKDFEKNYGEENRKNFRRIIESGDVPGILAYSGGEPAGWYSVAPRETFPVQDRSPVLKRVDDEPVWSITCFFIPERHRRSGMSEALVGAAVDYVEERGGGVVEAYPLIPEKSKNPEISAYMGLFSTYMKMGFREVSRRSPMRPVVRYYLDG, from the coding sequence GTGACAAGGACCGAGGGGCTCGTGTTCGCGCCGGCGACCGCCGACCGTTGGGACGACCTGGAGCGGCTGTTCCGGGACGGCCACCCGTTCCCGGGCTGCTGGTGCATGTACCGGCGCAACAGGCGCAAAGACTTCGAGAAAAATTACGGGGAGGAAAACCGCAAAAATTTCCGCCGCATCATCGAATCCGGGGATGTACCCGGCATCCTGGCCTACTCCGGTGGTGAGCCGGCGGGCTGGTACTCGGTGGCGCCCCGGGAGACTTTTCCCGTCCAGGACCGGTCGCCGGTCCTGAAGAGGGTGGACGACGAGCCGGTGTGGTCCATCACCTGCTTCTTCATCCCGGAGCGGCACCGCAGGAGCGGGATGTCGGAGGCCCTCGTCGGCGCAGCCGTGGATTACGTCGAGGAGCGGGGCGGCGGGGTCGTCGAGGCCTACCCGCTCATCCCCGAGAAGAGCAAGAACCCGGAAATTTCCGCATACATGGGCCTTTTCTCGACTTATATGAAGATGGGATTCAGAGAGGTGTCCCGGCGCTCCCCCATGCGGCCCGTCGTAAGGTATTATCTCGACGGGTAG
- a CDS encoding lysylphosphatidylglycerol synthase transmembrane domain-containing protein, translating to MLKNWRFWLGVVISGGLLWWFFHDVDLEGLGRGFAQANYLILVWWVVPLAVSYMLRIWRWKLFLDSIHPVKFLNAASGTMIGFMANGVLPLRAGELIRPYVVTRNSGYKYSSALATVIFVRILDGLVIMAIFIWMLFLFPFGGMVKMGLAIAVGAVYVTGCLALVFLYYRRDPVAKILSLPARLFGKKTREKVREFFVNFGDGLHIFNHKGRLWAAVGLSFAIWGTAVLSYVPIIQAMPFAGLTPWFAAPFTLAYVCLGVVFPSAPGFLGIFEQFGYLGLTTCAPAIVGVYGEAGKGMAGAFAILLHVTQVLPYIVVGLIFLVREGLSLGQLQRGRLKEGSGVDAAAALRDMDDEAGKKQ from the coding sequence TTGCTGAAGAACTGGCGCTTCTGGCTGGGCGTGGTCATCTCCGGGGGGCTCCTCTGGTGGTTCTTCCACGACGTGGACCTGGAGGGGCTGGGCCGGGGCTTCGCCCAGGCCAACTACCTGATTTTAGTCTGGTGGGTCGTCCCGCTGGCGGTGAGCTACATGCTGCGCATCTGGCGCTGGAAGCTCTTCCTGGACTCCATCCATCCGGTGAAATTCCTGAACGCTGCGAGCGGGACGATGATAGGCTTCATGGCCAACGGCGTCTTGCCCCTGCGGGCGGGGGAGCTCATCCGGCCCTACGTGGTCACCCGCAATTCGGGGTACAAGTACTCCAGCGCGCTGGCCACGGTCATCTTCGTCCGCATACTCGACGGCCTCGTCATCATGGCGATTTTCATCTGGATGCTCTTCCTCTTCCCCTTCGGCGGGATGGTGAAGATGGGGCTGGCCATCGCGGTGGGTGCGGTGTACGTGACGGGATGCCTGGCGCTGGTGTTTCTGTACTACCGGCGCGACCCGGTGGCGAAGATTCTGTCGCTCCCGGCCCGTCTCTTCGGGAAAAAGACGCGGGAGAAGGTCCGGGAGTTCTTCGTGAATTTCGGCGACGGGCTGCACATCTTCAACCACAAGGGACGGCTGTGGGCGGCCGTGGGGCTGTCCTTCGCCATCTGGGGCACGGCGGTGCTTTCTTACGTGCCCATCATTCAGGCGATGCCCTTCGCCGGGCTGACGCCGTGGTTCGCCGCGCCGTTCACGCTGGCCTACGTGTGCCTGGGGGTGGTCTTCCCCTCGGCGCCGGGATTCCTGGGCATCTTCGAGCAGTTCGGCTACCTGGGGCTCACCACCTGCGCGCCGGCCATCGTCGGGGTGTACGGCGAGGCGGGTAAGGGCATGGCCGGGGCCTTCGCCATCCTCCTGCACGTGACCCAGGTGCTCCCGTACATCGTCGTGGGGCTGATTTTCCTCGTCCGGGAGGGCCTGAGCCTGGGGCAACTGCAACGGGGTCGGCTGAAAGAGGGCTCCGGGGTGGACGCCGCGGCGGCGCTCCGGGACATGGACGACGAGGCGGGGAAAAAGCAGTGA